Part of the Ascaphus truei isolate aAscTru1 chromosome 16, aAscTru1.hap1, whole genome shotgun sequence genome, atatataaattgcaaacattgacatgccatcttcagtaccgtaaacaacacagcaaagtgtgtatttggtgttaaatgtgcaacaccatgtatatttaatcacattccaaatgtaaatgagcctggtgtacacatcatatggatgtacatgttatactgcaccaataacattgtatgtaagcatactagaagcatgaatgagtatgggcataatatgtgtattgtgttagcataaggaacaacacaatgctaaaatattagtgctttgttaccccagttgtattcacaaacacacaactaaagtacaattgaagagggattatataacctgtgcaacaataacataccggtgccacatccctttgtgcaaacagcagagaaaagaaaggtgtgcaacccatattcatctgtgtcctaacagaaggttatataaaaaaacattattgttaagataacataatgtaagtataaaagtagaacttggaacatatatgtttttacttacaagaaaaaaatgaattgatgagattctggcgtgtctggccaccactggctgtttgttcattttcagcagctacatgggtgggatgctcgtctaccaaaggctcagctaggtctgattgtacattgtgcctgagtgcaacattgtgcaaaatgcaacaggcaaggataatatcagacactttttgaggcttgtatagaagagccccaccagttctgtccagacacctaaatctggtcttgagtaggccaaatgtcctctctataacagatcttgtagatatatgggctgcattgtacctctcctctgcttcagtttgagggtttagcaccggagtcaagagccacggcctaattccgtatcctgagtcacctataatgaatggagcacacataagctgacattagtgatcaaattgtacaatgccaacattcctaaataaaaatgtgttttgtgttagaacatgtaaatgtgtactcacccagcagccaaccatgttcaaaatgtccctcttcgaacgcatggaagactgaagagttcctcaggatagaggaatcgtgactggaaccagggaatttgggtaccacatgcattatcctcatcgtcgcatcacataccacctgtacattgagtgaatggtagtgcttccgattgcggtacacatgctcactctgactaggtgcaatcaaagcaacatgtgtgcaatcgattgcacccagcacacatggtatccctgctatattataaaagccagtcctgacttccagccactctgtcgcctctgtaggaaaatgaatataattcctagcgcatctattgagtgcatagagaaactgggtcaaggcccgcgagaatgtagattgcgagaccccgcccactatgcccacagttgtctggtatgacgcggaagcaagataatgtaatgagcacagcattttaacaagcccagggactgcacgacctctggctgtgaaaaaatctaaatctccccttatctccgcataaagagataagattgctgctgaactcaaacgatagcgacttacaatctcctcctcactcatcccatctaacagggttctctccctgtacacacgcggacgaggcacaacttgtctcctctgtcttctcctctgatctcctgtccctctacctgtccctcggcctgtccctctccctgtccctgtcgtatccgcgtgactgtccctgtcactgtccctcggtgtgtccctcccttgccctatatcattctcttgatcatcaagcatgtcatagaaaagaatgttcctccgtctcctaaacaatctcaacattttgaaatgagtagctgtgaatgagcaggtaatgggcgtcctttaaataggtatgtgatgatgtcaggtgacatagtaaaatgcaaggtgttacattaacataataaagtacttctgtggcaagctgtgtgcagttgttcttagaagtatttgttgtgtgtattctgcagggaatgatgatatttgccaatgatgtgacgtgaagctttgtacaaagattggttgaaaataaatagtgtaatgtgcaatgcatgtaacacttgtgaacgcaacagtcagtcatgtaattagacaaaaaggctgagattgacgtgggaaaagtttggtgtaacatgtgtaattaggcatgttattgtcacatgttgacaacaatgaatagtcgtgtgcatatgcatgcatttctgtaatgaggatagttggtatagaatgagtttacaaggtgtcccaatgatgaattactgtacatgtgtgtataagttaggttgaagtgcttgtaatgctacggttacaatgtaaacatgcaatgtgattgagcgtccaataagtgacgtcatgaaaatagggaggacccaaaactatatgtaaacatgagaatacagatgtacatgaacgtttaaagatgcgtgacacattacaagcattgtgtaatgtaaaggaagatgaatatacggtgtatgtgtgacatgtgtgacatgtgtaacatcatgtaaataattgtcgctcagttcaataaaatgtgtgatatgatgtgaggttctcctttaagagttgagtatagtattttcccttgacacatcatcacatgatgagtaatgtgacccgcaaatgctgaaaacatgtaaaagtagaatgttatgcaaataatacacgtcagctgtgacacaatgcagggaatgcccccacactgtaatgcaaatgacgtttgtattgtgagcaatgaaacgtaaacagtactatactgttatacgtccccgctccattgactccattgatgtacagaagtttttttttttctaagtgccgttccggcagccttagcgatcgttctcccctccaaactgccaactttagttggcgggagaaattggccataacatctcaatttcgtagtgccgatcagccccgataagctgattttttttgttgaatccagccgatttaaaaaagtggcgatcagtggcgaaaacaggcttatcggcagccgactggccataacaaaattattggctccgaaacctggcgaaattaagcacttatcggcgcttactgaatctcaaacccaattttggctataaaatggcgataattcccttatcaacgcttactgcatgaggcccttagtccttACGGGTGACTAACCTTCTATGATTAGGTAGCCATAACTCTACAGTGATTATTTAGCTTTATCAGTTATTTTTAACCTTGGTTAGTGTTTGTCCATTATATGAACCACCTTATTTTACTATAATTagaattaaagattttattttattattcagaACTTGCCATTGTTTATTTACTTACCaatttatactttattaaataacCTCCATAGTATTTAATAATCTTGTTTCCTCACACTTTGCTCAATTGGCACCACTGACGATTTCATAAGTGATCACACATGGCAACAGGAGGATATAGCAGGAATTCAATGTGCAAACTTAATACAAACATTGAGGACCAACTATAAGGAACTGCATTTGTAACCCTCTTGTGAATAGCTCTGAAATTATTTGCAGACTGCTCTACAATGCTTTATTTCCATTAAACTATGAAAGCAGAAAGTGTTAACAATTTGTTCATTCATTCTCTGAGTTACACTTTGAAGATAGGATGATTTCAAGCCTAAATACTAATTATGCTAtatctctatatacatatatattcagcactagctgaaattatattggaaaatgataAGCTGCCTGTGCAAAGGTAGAAAGGTAAATCAGTCTGAAGACAGGCAGGTGTAGAAATGTTTGTCTGCTAAGTTGCAAGCGTTTTGACGCTAAGGTTAGTAAAATACTTAGAAAGACAATAAAatagagatgggtcttaaaaTATAAGGAACATCGGATTaactatagttacttagtgacgGAACAAAGAGGTTCTTTTAAATCACAGTAAATAATGCTAAAGGAAGACACTGTTCCAAGTTGATGATTTACTAAGAGCATTTTGGGCTGACCGTGAGAGAAACGGGTATTGCTCAAATCTATAAAGATTGCGTTTGGATTTctagaattcagaatcatttaacTAAGAACAACGAAGCTAaagattctccactctataactaaaTTATATATGCCTGAATGATGTAACTGACTGAAATGATTCTGTGAAATATGTTTTCTATCGTCTAAATTGAGAAAGGAACCAGGCTGTGCACTATTTGTTATATActgaaaggtgggacatttatttaCACCCATCTAATGAGCAAGTGTTCATTTGGTGAACCAGCCAGACCCATCTTCATACTTGACAGTTAGATTCATGCTCGACTAGAAAATCAGCTGtcagacaataaaaaaaaaataacaatgtgtTTTGACTTTAGATagaattttatatttaaaaaaacagtcAAAGAAAAGTGATCATAACAAAACATAATAATTTAATTATTGTACAAGCAAACATATAATAAGAACTTAAAACTGTTCATTAACATTTAAACTTTTAAATAATGTCAAAGTAAATATGGTTGGATTTTCATACCACAGACCTAGGGCCGTGTTCACTAAATGGTGGTAATCGTTTTAGCACTTGAGCTCATGGTTTAACATGAGGTAATTTTACTGCTATAACAccatttataaaaatatattaagaaTAGATACATGTTTCTTCTTTCTGCTCATTTTTGTACAAgctttgtaaatatatatacaaatgaaaataatattttaaaaggATATTCAGGGAATATTCATTAGAATATGCACATAAGAACACATGTTAAGCCTTGTAGTTAGTGCATCCCCCTAGGTTAACTTTGGTTACTTTGGCCCTGGAAGGGAggtagttcaaagttctagtagcagAATTGGTcctggaaaaaaaaacagattccaTGTAGGGTGCGATACCTTTTTGTGAACCAACATTTGAGTTATTGATGGATTAAGAACTATGCTATATATTGTAGTTGGTATCACTTTAGAATGTATATTTTTAGTTGGGCTGCCATAGTGCACTAGAAGAAGAAACATATTTTTTAAAAGCTCTGCACACAAAAAGTTGTGATAATTGGCATGTTAAATGACTGCACAgcgtatctgtatctgtgtgtacatTTGGTAATATGAATATTACAGTGATCTTGTATATAAATGGTTACCGAATATCGAGAGTGATTTATCAAAGACTCCTGGCTGAAAAACCAGGGCAGAACTGATCTAGAAACAGGACTCCGGATTTATCAAACAAGAACATTCTGTCTGGTTTCAACTGGAATCTTTTCCCTTAATAATTCCTACTTAGTGTTACAGCTGGGAGACTGGTACATGGGGACCCctgtgtgtgttttaacttgtttgCTTTCAAATTGTTTGCTAACAAGCAGTTCTCCCTAATTAGTATATCTGTCCTACGCATTCTAGTTCTAGATGTGAGTTTGTAACCAGACTGTAGACAAATCATTTGACATCAAGCTGAAGTTATTTTTACTTTCCATTAATTAATATTTCTTGCTTAAAAAAGTTAGGAGCGTGGTCTTGGAAGTGGTGAAACGTGTCTGTCCCAGAAACCAGCACTGTGGCAGGAAAAGATCGGGGACGCACAGGATCCTGCAATATAGAAGGAAAAAGAAAAGGTTTGATTAAGTGTTAAATGTTCCACTTAATTGCTATATACAGGCATCATTGCCAAGTAATGCAGCGCGGGACATAGTAAGCTTTGATTCCTAACCTCAACAGGATATGCAGTGGTGGGAACATAACGGATAACAAATCCACATCTTCTTCTGCTGGACATATTCGGCTCACTGGCATGAACTGTCAGCCCATCATGTACCTGCAAATAAGGAGAATATTCAGCATAATTCTGCAATATACTGGAATCCATTGCAACATTTGCTTTCCACGTTGAAAGAGCTCAAAAGCAATTATCAGCTTGCTCTTAtacagtcacatatatatatataatattgtagTATTTAATGTATAGAATTTTGTATCACACACATTTAAAGCAGAAATTACATAATCATAAACATACCATAAAATTTGAACTTCAAAATAGATTTGTGGGTATGTTTATCAAAATCGTGTGATTAATAAAATTGGAAAGTCTGTGCTAAAAAACTGCCTGAatttttgcaaataaaaataccacttgtgagcacattcacatgtctagaacaggtctgcaacccactctctcttagcatacaatgcttccactgcagctagggactcTGGGTTATGACATGCAAATACGCCCATTATTTATCAAATACAAAAATCAGTTGTTTTCTAACAAAATGCACagaattaaaatatttaaaaactgTTGATTCTATCAGAAAACATAAGATACAcctttgtcacaatactgcaaaCAGCCAGTTATTTATAGAAGAAAACCTGTAACAAGCCTGGTCTCTGTTTGTGTCAATGTGTCAAGCAGCAGCATCACTGCTAAGTAATACAGCGCAATACTCTATTATTTGCCTTTGTGTTTATCTTGCAATTCGGAGATATGTAATATGGAGAGTTACCTGACCCACATAATAGCCAGAGATGTACCAAAAGCTGTATCTTAATGACCTATGTGTTCCGTTttgtttattaaaaaaagaagGAAAGCCAGGTCAccgatataaaataaatatgcaaatgtattaaaaaaaacttcCCTAGCAACACACCTGAACCATTTAAAGATATAAGAATCAATACATTAAACTGGGATATGAAGGGCTGGGCTACTTTTCAAAATATGGGATATATTGAAAGAAATTAtagtttgttgttgttttttttttttaatctataaaAAGCTTTAGGAGatactttttctttttaatttactATTTAAAATCCAGTGTAACATGGTAGTATAGTAATGAAGGAGTCATGTGTTTGGCCAACAGATCAGGTTACCTGAATGTGACATATAGACAGAAATCACTAAATAACCACAGCATGTGACACCCAGCTATAAAGTATCCCCAGTGTCAGTGTACAGAACAGCCTCTCCTTTTAATAAGTAATTACACTCACacaatgtgtatattatttactTCCGAGAGAAAACAAGATGTTAGTAAATGTTTCAGTCACAGAAAATCTTTATCTGAATTGTTTGTATTCTAGAAATGTTATTAGCAGAAAGTATTTGCTGCTCATGCAGAGCACTGTTTTTACTTACAGACATCTGTCCGGCTGTAAGTGGGCACGCAACTGATTCCTCTTCTCTCACCAGGTTCCTGGGTATCTCTTGGTTTGCAGTCAGCATGTTTCCTGGGATTCCTGCACTTCTGTGCTCCAAGATGCCTTGTTTGTGACTCCCTTCAGAAAATGCATGTTAGCAAATATATAACTGCCACATCCCCTCCCACcggtaaatatatactgtatatacactgtatctaTGTGTTGGTGCTATACAAAGAATAGTGTTATATTTAGGTTTCATCGTTAAAAGTAAATACATACAACACGTTTCAGACAATATTTAATTCAGTAGTTCAATCAAATAGAGAAGAGATAATACCTGGAATTACTTGCAAGACTCCGTTTTCTGTGTCCACGTTATCAAATGCCAGCCACACTGACGCCACTGGACCTCCTTCAAATCCCCAGTACCTGCAGTGAGATAAGGAAACCCATTCTTGATCTGCACAATACTGGAAATTGTAACTATTGCAAATAAATTGCCCAGAATCGATTCAAACACGTTTCTAATAACTTACTTGATGTCCTGGTGCCAGGCAACGTATGGAACGGTGTCGTCTTTGTGTGGGACATCGGTGGAAGAATATTTGCAAATAAATCTCGAGTCCAGGAGAATAATATTGGGTCCCAAAACAGCAGTGATCACTTCCAGTAAGTTGGGATGGACAGCCAAACTCATAACCCACTCATATTGCATGTGGGCATTGTGCAGACTGTACTGCGTGTATTCCTTGCCTGTATCATGAATAAAGGAGCGTTTATTATATCATAATGTTATCCCATTAGTAAGTGAAATAGAAAATATCAATATTACAGCTCCACTATTATTAGTATTGTAAATACCTTCAgtatttaatacattaaaaaaatgtcaCCGTGCTTTACTAATAAAGTAAGAGAGAATGGTATACAGTAGTAGTGCATTGAAGTGGTATTTTTACACACGTTtgcacatcttctattaatgttacatactgtattaaatcaTTAAGCTGAGATAATTCAATATATGATCGATCCAATGTCTTAATCAGTCTTATTTAAATTAAACTTtcatacagtatgctgtatacagGAGCATTCTAGATTAGATTAGATAGTTTGAATTAGTCAAATCCATCCGATTCACTATATTGCATTGAAGGTTTTGTATATAACAAAAATGCAATGAACTTACCAAACTTTTCCTCCAGTTTTTCATAATGGTTACACGCTTCATCTAATTCCTTCTTGTCCAAGATGTTCATTTCTGTAAGAAAGCCATTGCTATCATAAAGTGTCTTCACTTGGTTAGGATCAGCCCTCATTGTTCACCAATTGCTTTTTCAGATGTAACAACACTATTGGAATAATGCAGCTATGCAGTGTACTTGTCTCACTTGAACACTGTctcttatatatacagtacaatgtagGAAACAAACCCGCCCTACCTTGAGATATTCTTAGAAGCTGGTTATTTTGCTCTTTTATTTCCTCCCTGGATGATAAAGTGAATGTGTCAGTCCTGAGTAGTTGTGCAATAATTATTGGATATAAAgtgctgcatactgtacatgcaggaTGCTAAAAGGGAAAGCAAACTATTTGAAGAATGACACACTTGGTTATTATGCTCTATGGAAACTTTATGGAAACTGCTGTTGTAGTTTCTGAGTTGCAATGTGATGTCACTCTCAGGTGAGCTCAATTTGGCAAAGACACAGAACTGGAGATTCCCAAATCAATAAACAAGAACCAATGAGGAAGAGGAAATACATAATGCATAGTTCAACTTTGTGTTTCTATTTCTTTTGTAAAACAACAACAGATAACATTACATAATGTTGAAATAGGCTTATAACGTTGGGTAAGGGATAATGCCTTTTAATGTTTCAAAACCTGAAAATAACATCCCATGTTCTATGACTTCTATTCTGTTAAGAAATCTACACCAAACACTGTTGAATTAATCTGAATCTGAATCGTACAGTACTTCCATTTGTAAAGACATGTAAaaatttttatttatacatgtgaACATATTACAGTTTTTAAAGGATTTTAGATCGTATTTTAGTGCAACATATAGTTGATGGCAGTGCTGTAGCCAGGCAGTATTCTGGAGACCTCTGATGGAGAatgtatacattaaaaaaataataataatgtgataTTAATTAATATGATTTGTGTTTTAATGGCAAAATACAGGGGAATATAATTATAGTTCAAGACCATAATTCAAAACATTTGTCATGTTTGATTCTGACTCTGATCCTGATTCTTTTCTTAATGTTCTCAAATGTTACTTCCATAGAAACATTTAAGGTCAATAGAAATATTGGACAGCATAACGTGTTACAGGCTTTTAAACTCATATGTAAAAGTAGCTAAATTCTCTCCATCTGCTATGTTGTGCCtatatataggggcctatgcagagagcagcgaattttaaaattggcgaatttattaaaaagtagcttttttggagagttttattctccatatgcagaaaagtgcgaattctgctatgtttaacatggatgcgtgtggcgagtttaaattggcgagatgcgcgcttcagaaacgtgtaaaaacaaattcgcgccttttttttccctttgcaatggccgcgagcggcagcttcttgccagttttttctggcgaggcaaaaaggagacaatcgcgccattttattggcgcgaacagccgctagatgccgttcgcgcctctctgcatacggatatttttaaaactggcgagattgaggttctcgccagccgcgaggcgagttttacaaatagaaaagaaaaattggcgcgtttttcggaactcgccattttctgctgctttctgcgcgattttctccaaaaaatggcgaatttcgaaatagcgctgctctctgcataggccccatactgTACCTAGTCTGCGTTAAGTTATTTTAGTTAAGAATTTCATGAGAATTACTGCAGtatcaccacctcctcctctattgatctctctgtgggggtaccccagggctctgtcctgggatcccttctcttttctctttacacactctctctaggtgacctaatcacatcttttgggtttaaatatcacctctatactgacgacacacaaatttacttttcaacccctgaccttacaccagcTATTCAGacgaaagtttctgaatgccactctggaatatcatcctggatggccatccgccgactgaaactttacatggcaaaaacagagctccttatacttcctcccaaacctggccctactacctccttccacattgctattggaaatacgataattcacccagtagcccaaggggttacacttgattcctctctctcattctcctttcatattcaaaacgtttctaaaacttgttgctttttcctccgcaatatcacaaagatacgccccttcctctgttactcaactgctaaaactctgactcaggccctcattctctcacgtctcgattactgcaacctcctgctgtccggccttcctacctctcacctgtctcccctacaatctatcctaaacgctgctgccagaatcactctactctttcctaaatctgtctccgcatctcccctcctgaaatccctctcctggcttccgattaaatcacgtatctcacactccattctcgtgctcacttttaaagctttacattcttctgcccctccttacatctcagcagtaatttctcgctatgcaccatcccgactcttgcgttcttctcaaggatgttttctttctaccccctttgtatctaaagctctctcccgccttaaacatttctcactttctgccccacacctctggaatgcccttcccctcaatacccgactggccccctcgctatccacctctaatacccaccttaagacacatctgcttaaagaagcatatgaatagcactggataatcatggacatatgatacataaagcttggccccctgcagacgcacttactagaattccctcctactgtctctgtacgttctccctacctaccaattagattggtagTGTGCAAAAAAACAGGCGCTTACCTCAGATTAGAAACAAAAGTGTGCTTACAGTAAAGCGGTCAATTCGACAATAGCTCTCTTACAAATACTTGGAGCAAACATTAGGATCCCTTCAGCTTCAACCTcagaaaagggttaatccagagcccttatagaaacatgggaacaaacaaacaatgggggagcatgggattagaaagacatatacaataataatggtgatgaatattgacagtagttccaaaggtggggggcgggttgtaaatataataatacttacacggccatgtgtatgcaaccacaattagtgatcacctccttgtgggcgagctgtgcctctcccagctagatatagctgtatgttaatagggttaggggaaattatatataatctataaggctatactcacacggccctgtgtgagctggtgtagaaattggttactttggggttaaatttaacccatccacatctattcgtcacgtaatgggggttttctccagtGTCCAGGGCAGCACGAAAATCAGTGCTAACTCCCAGGCGTCAGCCAGGATCTCCCCCCAAGTGTtatgatgcgtggggggggggggggaggggttgggtaatgagaaaaacgagtgaggcacggtcccagttaaatattcacaagaaatcgcatttattaattaaaacagcaaagggactcacatacatatagaatggacccctggcctcctcacgcagtccaggatcgagtttgagcagctttgtgcgcccttcccgcgtccgggatgcaggaagaaaaactatcctgctgggctgcaaacactgctccacggtctgactacggaagcctccttaggtcaaaatcttctggtggtttAGAGCAACGGGTTTCGTCGacacatcgacttcctcaggctcaaataatGATGTTGCAGGGGTCTGGTGGCTTTTTATAGACCCTCTGGGTGATTGAAGGATTGATTAAAGCTGATTTGTTGTTTCAAATTGAATTCAGCTTGGTTGTGTTGTTTTCAATGACATGGCATTGCATATATGTGGAAAACCCTTTCTGTGCATATTCTAACACACATATGTGCCTCTTGCTCACTTGCATACTAATATGAATCTAAAAATCTATATTGGTTTCAATAACCATGTTAAAATCATTAATCAAGCCTCCATTAATGTAGGGATCAATGGAATAAACTGTCACCCGATAGGGGTAAGGATTTAAGAC contains:
- the LOC142467685 gene encoding L-threonyl-[L-threonyl-carrier protein] 4-chlorinase-like isoform X2 → MNILDKKELDEACNHYEKLEEKFGKEYTQYSLHNAHMQYEWVMSLAVHPNLLEVITAVLGPNIILLDSRFICKYSSTDVPHKDDTVPYVAWHQDIKYWGFEGGPVASVWLAFDNVDTENGVLQVIPGSHKQGILEHRSAGIPGNMLTANQEIPRNLVREEESVACPLTAGQMSVHDGLTVHASEPNMSSRRRCGFVIRYVPTTAYPVEDPVRPRSFPATVLVSGTDTFHHFQDHAPNFFKQEILINGK
- the LOC142467685 gene encoding putative alpha-ketoglutarate-dependent hypophosphite dioxygenase isoform X1 → MRADPNQVKTLYDSNGFLTEMNILDKKELDEACNHYEKLEEKFGKEYTQYSLHNAHMQYEWVMSLAVHPNLLEVITAVLGPNIILLDSRFICKYSSTDVPHKDDTVPYVAWHQDIKYWGFEGGPVASVWLAFDNVDTENGVLQVIPGSHKQGILEHRSAGIPGNMLTANQEIPRNLVREEESVACPLTAGQMSVHDGLTVHASEPNMSSRRRCGFVIRYVPTTAYPVEDPVRPRSFPATVLVSGTDTFHHFQDHAPNFFKQEILINGK